The Nocardioides houyundeii genome includes the window CTGCTGGGCCGGGAGCGGTCCATGGCCCGGCTGAACGACGCCTTGGCCTGAGCCGGCCCCGTGAGCAACAGCGCACCCGGGTCCAGGCAGGCACCGCAGGCACCAGAGGAGCTCGGCTACCACCAGCTGCACCGGGGTGGCCCCCGGGGCGTGTGGCGGCCCGTCGTGGGGGTGCTGGCGGTCGCCCTGGGGACGTTCCTCGTGGCACCGCTGTTCTGGTCCACCGCGTTCGCGCTGGGATATGCGCTGGCCGGTGAGCCGGTGGCGGAGTCGATGGCCGCCCTCACCGACACCGACCACGCGACCCCGGCCACCTTGGCGTTCCTGAACCTGGCGCTGGCCAGCGCCATCCCGCTGGTGTGGGTGGTGAGCAGGACGCTGCACGGGCTCCGTCCCCGCTGGCTGTCCTCGGTGGGTCCGGGGCTGCGCATGCGGTACTTCCTGGTCTGCTTGGGCCTGGCGTTCCTGGCCCTGGTGGCCACCCTGGTCGTCGCCGCGGCGCTGCCCACGCCCGACGCCTCGAGCGAGGTCAGCGAGAGCGTGAACGACTTCACCACCACCACGCGGGACTTCCTGCTCGTGGTGCTCTTCCTCACCCCGTTGCAGGCCGCCGGTGAGGAGTACCTGTTCCGGGGCTACCTGACCCAGGCCTTCGGCGGGCTGTTCGCCTCCCGGGCGCTGGCGGTGCTGCTGCCCGCCCTGCTGTTCGCCCTGGCACACGGCGGCCAGGACCCGCCGGTCTTCTTCGACAGGTTCGCCTTCGGGGTCGTGGCCGGGATCCTGGTGATCGCCACGGGCGGGCTGGAGGCGGCGATCGCCATGCACGTGCTGAACAACTTCGTGGCGTTCGGGCTGGCGCTGGCCTTCAGCGACATCGGCACCGCGCTGACCCCCACCGGAGGGTCCTGGTGGAGCCTGCCGAGCACCCTCACCCAGTCGCTGGTCTACCTCGCGCTGGCGTTCTGGGCCGCCCGTCGGATGGGGCTGAGAACCACGGTGGAGGGGGGCGTTTTGGTGGCTCCGCCCGGCCGCGTGTATCGTTTCGCCTCGGTTCCGAAAGGCGCCTAAACCATGGGATATGGTGTAATTGGCAGCACGACTGATTCTGGTTCAGTTAGTCAAGGTTCGAGTCCTTGTATCCCAGCGAAATCCCGGTCTGACCAGGATTTGTGTGAGAACCAGCAGTTCGACTAGGGTTTCTCACCGTTGCCAGCAAGAAATTGCGGGTGACAAACGTGCAAGCCCCCGTTGTGTAGCGGCCTAGCACGCCGCCCTCTCACGGCGGTAGCGCCGGTTCGAATCCGGTCGGGGGTACAGCATTCGGAAGGGGCTCTGGCCAGCGGAGACGCTGGGCAGGGCCCCTTCCGGCATTCCCCCACGAGGCAGCGCGGCCGAGGGTGAGCCCAGGCGACCAGCCAGGGTTGATAGC containing:
- a CDS encoding CPBP family intramembrane glutamic endopeptidase yields the protein MSNSAPGSRQAPQAPEELGYHQLHRGGPRGVWRPVVGVLAVALGTFLVAPLFWSTAFALGYALAGEPVAESMAALTDTDHATPATLAFLNLALASAIPLVWVVSRTLHGLRPRWLSSVGPGLRMRYFLVCLGLAFLALVATLVVAAALPTPDASSEVSESVNDFTTTTRDFLLVVLFLTPLQAAGEEYLFRGYLTQAFGGLFASRALAVLLPALLFALAHGGQDPPVFFDRFAFGVVAGILVIATGGLEAAIAMHVLNNFVAFGLALAFSDIGTALTPTGGSWWSLPSTLTQSLVYLALAFWAARRMGLRTTVEGGVLVAPPGRVYRFASVPKGA